The following nucleotide sequence is from Pseudomonadales bacterium.
CCTCAACCACCTGGCACTTGCAGGTTGCGCAGGTACCATGGCCACAGGCGAAGGGTAACCAAACACCTTGGCGTAATGCCGCATCGAGAATGGTTTGGCCCTCTTCCACTTCAATGGTATCGCCAGTGGGTTCAATGGTGATTTGATAACTCATCGATTGCTATTCCTTCTGTAATCTGTGGTGAACACGCTAAACACCAGCGTTGGCATAACCTTTTAGTTCAGGGGTTGCAAAACGGATAAGTGATTTATGTCCTACGCCCTGCTCTTCTAACCCCTTGTTGAAATCGGGCTTAAAGGCGGCACCATCCAATAGCCAATTGGCTGTTTCCCAATTGATTTTCTTAAACTCAGGATGCTGGCCAAAAGCATCAGGCATCACCTGTTCAATGAGCTGTCTGAAGGTCATGTCCGGCGGTAAAGGCACCGCTTTCGAGGCGCAAAACAACAGGTGGTGATCCCACCCAATAAAGACCATGATATTACCGTGGTAGTTTTCCCGTGCGTCTTTCACATCACCGTGATAATCCGGTGTCATCGCATGTACTGGCATTGTTGTTTCTCTCTCTAATTCTAAATAAATCCATCAGCCGTTATGACTGTGCCGGTTAAGCCACACCTTTCCAGGCTTTCCAGCGCTGGTCATCCGGCGAACCGGTGAATTCCATATTGTCAGCGCCCATATTCAAGCGGTAATAGTCTTTCAACACTGTTTCCACGTCAGCTCCACCGCAATTGCCTTGGAAGATTTGCTGTACGGGCAACCAGGCATGCACATATTTTTCTGGCTCGTCGTCAAATATGTTTTTACAGCCATCGGAACAGAAGTGATAGCGATCACCCTTGTAGACAGAATCCCGATAAGCTATCAACGTTGGAT
It contains:
- a CDS encoding phenol hydroxylase subunit P4, which encodes MPVHAMTPDYHGDVKDARENYHGNIMVFIGWDHHLLFCASKAVPLPPDMTFRQLIEQVMPDAFGQHPEFKKINWETANWLLDGAAFKPDFNKGLEEQGVGHKSLIRFATPELKGYANAGV